Sequence from the Trichomycterus rosablanca isolate fTriRos1 chromosome 10, fTriRos1.hap1, whole genome shotgun sequence genome:
CAATAAATATGATGGTAGTGTGTGATGTGAAgggaataaacaaacacaaagtgAAGGAATGTAACGAGTCTGTACAGAACAGACCACAGCAAGAGAGAAACATCTAGACGAAGAGGAGGATACCTTGTGGGACAAGAAAGTTCTCAGGGAAACAAAAACAGGAAGAGATTTCGAGAAACGAGAACAGATCTGGAGGAACATAAAGAGATGAAGGTTTAAGCCTCCAGTTCCAATCCAAAGCCGAGTTTGTGTCCTCCACTGTTGATGCTCTTCCCGTCTACCAATGCGGAGAGATTTAGcttcacacctacacacacacacacacacacttaaatgtgAGCTGGGAATGGGTTTGTACAGTAAACACTCTCCCACATggaggacttttttttttaagttaagcAGATGCTATGTTCTTCTGTAGGGCTCACAAGCTTCCAAAAGCAGACTTCCAGCTGACACTAAGTGGAATTATACGACACAGCCCTGTCTATCCACGTCTGATGCTGATCGTTATGAAGATATTCTGATAATATTGTGATATTTCATATTACCAAAAGCTAAATACTGTCTCTAGTATTTACATCTGAATATAAACGTAGAACAAGGACAAACTAGAAGAACAATAAATCCGTACACACCTGGTCTGAGGGTCTGTGTGTATCCCACCCCCACCAGACTGGAGTTGTTCACTTTAACCTgaacagtaaacacacacacacacacacagttagcgTATCTCTGGGttacaacatcaggaccagctGCCTAAAATCCTATAAAAGTCACTCAGGCAGGTACTACAACTTCTGTACGTTGTGAGCTGCCCTGGTTCCATCTCCTCCCTGGGTAAAAATGCATACTTGTCCGACCGGCCACATGACCTTGGAGTATAGTTCTGAAGCCTGAGTGCTTATTTTAGATGCTTTGGACAGTGGACAAAAGATGGGCATGGGCACTTGGATTGGCACAGAAGGGTTCGATGCaatgtgttgtgacacattcatatcatcaccaggattaaaatcatCTGCAGTTTGATCCACTGTAGAACTTCTGTTGGTTCTTAGCCTTCATGTCTTCTGTAATTAATGAGTATTGACTTGTCCCTCCTTagaccactgtcagtgggtactcTGTGACACAGTTTACTTCAACCCTGTCGTCTGATCATAATGATTCGGTCCTGATCAAAGTccatcaggtctttatgctgattagATCTGCTGCAAACTACTATCAGCtcaacatctaacagatccgCCACCCCCGCATGCACCAGTGCTACCAAATACACGTCATGCACATCAGTGTAAGATTAATTTCTGactgtgtgtgcacatgtgtgatACTCACACTGATGGAGGAGTTGGAATCGAGTGTGTACTTGGCAGCGATGCCGAAGCGCGTGTTGTTGCTGCTGGCTGTCCAGGCCAAATTCACCGCCGTCTCCAGGTTCTCACTCAGCTTCTGGTAGATCGATCCTCCAAACTCGGAGCCATCGTtcctacacacattacacacacagggATGTGCACATACGTCTATTTCTGGTAAAGATCTAACCCAATAAAGTATGAGAAATatagaaatgtataaatacttttttttgtgACTGTACATTCTGCCACAATTATTCAAAAGTAATTAAAGACGGGGCTGTTGGGTGGGATGGCAGTCGAATTCAGCTGAAAATCAAATCCCAGGTGGTGCTATTAACCTGGCTGGGTGTCCAGTTGGCTGTGCCTAAGAGCTGCCACTGTGTAATTTCGCCGTCTGATGTCTGTTTCAGGCACCTGCACTCTTGCATGGCTCTCCATTCCTTATACAGCTCTATAAAACTCCACTGGTAGGTGAAAAAATGTGAGTCCAAAAAAGTGGGGACTGTTGGGactgatacattttgttttccCGAGTGAAAGTGGTTTGATTCATTGAGGAGTAGCAGGCAGGCAAACACAGACAGAAGTAGAACATACAGCAACACTTACACGCTGGTGAGCAGCTGGAAGTCCGCCGCCCTGTAGCTAATGGCGAAGTTGTTGCGGGTGATTTTGGACTTGGCCGGATCGAAAGTCGTCTGAAGTCCGGCGAGCCAGGACTCGTACCCCAGCACGGCAGCCCCGTGGATGACGGGACCGGAGAAATCGAAATCCACATCGCAGCCCAGGTTCATGTGCTCCCGCTTATACGCCGTCTTCACCTTCCCGTTCTTCTTCCTGAGGTCGAAAACGGCATTAAAAACTCGTCCTGTGCAACCCTCGACTACTAAATCAGTGCGTCACATGAACCACTCACCCGGTGTTCGGGCAGAACGACGTGTCGAATGTCACCTTCAGGCCTTTAGCGATCTAGAACAGAAGAACACAGTTCGACCAATCAGAACACTGCATTACATCAGCAACGCCCTTTCCTGATGATGACATCCAATCACAATGAGTGTAAAAGGTCTCACCGACATACCTGATCCTCCACGGTGATCTCTGACCCGAGGGTGTTGTCAGTGTTCCATTTCTCGGTGAAGGTCACGCCGTACTCCTCCCATTTGTACTTGGTCTCCAGGTTAGCGCTCACTTTGTTGGTGTCCGTGTTGGACGAGCCGGAGGTCTTAAACTCCTGAACACATTCAGATCCAAACATAATTGCCATAAAcgagtgtgtactgtgtgttagtTTTTTGAAGATCAACACTATAAAGCTGTAAAGGGCTTGAAATGtggaaatatttatttttaaatatgagACTATCAAAcatctcacagagagccgtatcaCCTATGCAGGcacctcgaccagacagcaAAGGACGCAACTGTACAGCGACTATAAAACCCTATCAACTTCCCTACCACAGGCACAGCCAGTCCGTACCCTGTTTGGATGCCAGGCCAGGTAGATTCTGATGCTGAGCACTTCAAGGTACTCTAATAAAGATAACATTGACTCCTGATAGCATTTAGATCAACAGTGTACCTACCACTCCATTAGCTGACTTGGTCTTCACGTCCAGCTTCACCAGTCCAAATCCTGcagcaaataaacaaagcaATGAGCAAACAATTCCCTTTTTCAGATCAATGCAGGGAGCTTTTATGgaataatgtggtgaaaatcATCCAAACATCAGTGCTGTTTGTTGTAGAACAGTGCATCAGATGTCAGGTTATTATTCTATTGGAACAAACAGATCAGAATATAATGAGCAATAGAAGTGTGAGTGCGGTAATGCACGTCTCGTACCGTATCCCTTATTGAAAACATCCTTCGCTGCTTTTCCGAGGTCGGTGTATGCAGGAGGAACCGCCATTTCTGCTGAAGAAACATGAAGAACaatgttcattcattcaaacaCTCATCATTTCATCCCAAATCTCAAAACTACAAGAAGGAAAGAATCTGAACCTACAACGACCTTCATCTTACATTTCATGATTATATATATAACAGGGTTCCCATAAAAACCCACAATTATCACAATTcagcaaaataaattaaaaagttcAGGAATATACGTATAACGATCTGGATTATTTAAAGTgaactgtattttaaaaagtgACCAGAATTATTTGAGTTGATCAGGAATATTCAAGGTGATCAGGATTATTGGTGGTAATCAAGATTATTTGAAGTGATCGAGATCATTTAAAATGATCAGGATTATTCAAGGTGATAGGGACTATTTGTGGTAATTAGTTTAAAACTATCAGGATTATATTTGAGGTGATCAAGATTATGAGGTGATCAGGATTATTTGCAGTGATCTGGATAATTTGTGGTAATCAGGATTATACATATTGATCAGGATTATTTAAGGTGATCACGATTATTTGAAGCAAtcattgttttatataatttgtaTTGATTGAAGAGTCTGGCGTGTTCTTCGTGtgccacatgggtttcctcacatcCAGTTAATGGAAATCTCAGTGCTCCAGCTCACAGTGATTTAAAGAAATGTGTGAAAATCtgtgccaacagtttagggaattcCCTTTCTCGTTTCTGCATGGTAACACtgtgaacaaataaaaaaattaaaaaaaatgaccaATAATGTTTTCAGCCCTGACTTTTGAGGTAAATTGGAACACCACCTGAAAGTCATTGCCCAACTACAGTGCCCCACCCACAGTGGTAAATGGAACAAATCCCAGCAGTCCTGTTACAAGGCTAGAAGTAGGCATGCACAGAAGAGAAAAATCTGATAAGGATGAAACAGAATTGTTGAAGGTCTGTGCTGGACGTCTTGTGTGTCAAACAAGatcaattaatgaatgaataattaaatgaatatccTATAAATGTTTTCACATACAGGTTATAAAAACAGGCTGTTTTTTTTCAGAATAAATACGTTCAATATTATGAATCACTCGGTCTGGACTGTAAATCATAAACTgacattaaaaatttttttattattgatttgggTTAGCATCTGGCTAAAGCTAACGACATTAGCTATTGCTTATCGACGACCAAccctttaaatataatttttaatgtattaGGTAACGTTTACATATTTCATACATGTAAAATAAGCTTTATGTTGATATAAAAGTAATGTAATTAAGGTTTAAACGTACaggtttatttatctttaattaGCATGTCGGTTGCTATGTGGGTGAATCTGCTGCTGTTGCACTTGCAGCTGCAACCGCAGCAAAACAATTTAcattataatgatataataaaccTAATGCACTAATCATTAAATAAGAATATTtgtgcattatattattaaatcccCCACCTTTATATTTCTGCTGGTTGGTTCAGATGGAGCTGCAGGAACTGTTACAAGGAGATCCAGAGGAGAAAACCAAGTATGGGAAGCCAAAGACTTCACAGCTGATATGGAGAGCCATAAAGATCATAACTGGGTGACCAAACGTCCCTAATGTtaataaaatcatgttttaaagAATTTGTGTGGCCTTTTGTCACAATATCACATACAATATACAATTAGAGTACTGTTTAACCTTTTTAAATAGTAGTCTGCATGTTAATCTGGTATAAAATAGCAATACATTTTACATACAAGGCACTGTGacgtagtgttcctgtagagaCTTTCACACGTTCTAGAAAAAGCAGCTGACAATAAAGATAAGCACAAGGTTTATTTCTATATATtagatgttttgtttattaagcAATAAGTTCAGTTAGTGAATTGTAAACTTTAGTAAACTCTGTACTGTACAGTATGAGCATCATTACAACAACAAcagttttttaaagtaaaatattttaagatCAGAAAAtgccagttaaccaaattcagttCAAAATGGGGTTGAATTTAACCACACCCTGCCAGACCTGCAGTAAATAATGGGAATGGGAAGCAGGCTAGCACTTGATGGGAAtaatattcaacatttaaaGGTGGAACATTTTGGTTCGGACGTTTGTGACCTTACGCTCACACTAATAATGCCTACGTTTCTGAAATGGGATTTCCAGGGTCAGGAATCTACATTGTGTAATCCCCATTCTTATCGATACAGACACGGTGACATTATTGGTCCagttttctcatttttttcaTTGGCGCTCCGGCATTACAAGACATTTCTGACATGAACGAAGGTGACAGTTCCTCTTTGAAAGTCAGACTAGCATCTGTAATAATGAAACAAATATTCAACCCATTATTTTtggcaaatgtttttttttgtcttgagGGTTTCAGAGTCTTTGATATGTTTCTGTCCTGCAGCAATAAAtggaacaaaaacaaacaaacaaacaaagaaaatcaCATTTATGTTAATTTGTTAGAATGTAGAAGTTCTCCAACACTGGAAAATGGCAAAAACTCAGAATTCTTATGGCATTAATAGTAGAGATGACGGAGTTCAGGTGTTTAGGAAGTTTGTTGTTTCATATTGCTTTAGAATGTTTTTGAAAATACAACACGGTAGCTCCACAAACCTCACCGAGGAAATATAACCACGCTTCTTAAAGGTGCAAGTGGTACAAAATTACCATCCACTGCTTTTATAATGCAACGTGTTTAGAACCAAAATGTGTTGCCTTTTTTCAGTCCATCTGTGAAACATAATTTGAAATGATAAGTGACTTCAATGAAGGTTTTTTGTGTTTCTGTGCTGTAGTTCTGGTCACAGTTTGCTTCTTTTATGCAGAGAAAGTAAAAGCTACATTGTGTTTGGCGTTTTTCTCGATTTATCTCCTAATTCCAGGTTGTGAATCTGCTACCGCCTGCATAGCCCACGATCTGATCAAATAGGGCTGGATCACCACTGAGGCTGATATCCCGATCACCTCTCGACTATGAATTGTATAAGCTAAACTATTTCTCCTGAAAGTGAAGCTTAAAGTTACACCAACGTTTGATCAGTATGTCCAATTTGAGCACTTCCTATAGTATAGTCTTACGCTATGCAGCACAATGTGCAGTTTGGGACCTGCCTGACGTGACACAAATCTCAGGATCGCCAAGTGTAAATGGAATATTGTACCTACTGAGCAACAAGCCCTGCAGAAACATCAAAACTGTGAATCCCTGCATGCAGCACGAATCGAATGTTCATCAAGTACCaaataacaacattaataatattaaaaaacagcaaCAGTGGACTAATAATGCTGAGATGTTTCTGATAGTGTTCATGTGGCCTATATAGTAAACAGAAGTGTGATTCAGGACGCGTCCAGAACAAGAAGAAACATATCATAACACACATAACATAAAACGTCCGTCTATCCGTCCGAACTCCCGTCTGTCTGTGTCCCTCTTGCcctgtccacacaaacacatttcttTTGTCATGCTTCTTGtgcacactgtccacagtcaagcaagcttcaaaTCAGCACAGACACCACAAAAGGCTGCCTCTTTTATCCACGCGATCGGCGACAAACTTCAGTCGAGCTTTAAGGTGCACAGCAGCCTCGGAGCATATCATGACGTACAGCTGGCTTGACTGTGAGCAGTGAACTCTAAAATGTTGTGAAAACACTGCCACGGTATGATCGATCCTCCACCCCACACCCACCATCGCACATCTGGATCAGCTTACATAATCAGTTCATTTTAATTGGCACATCATTAGTAAACAGACGCCCGGTTTCATAAACGTGTTCAGTCCTGATTCCCGAGTCTGCGCTTCACTCCCTGGCGTCCTAGAAAGAAGTCAGGAATCAAGGGCAGGAAATGAGGAGACGACTTTAAGGAAATGGGATGCACCCAGTACATCAGCCGGTAGGTGGATTTAGGAGTGGTACTGAGTGCAGACGTGGTATCGAGCTTATCAAAACGTTTGGTTTTTCGTGTGGAAAGGTAGCCAAAtgcaacaaaaataaataaatcagcattTGTGTGGACAGTGCACATTCATCATTCAGTCcatgtcaaaagtttacatacacctgtagaCCTACAGATTTCAATACtagctgggtcaaaaatatacagatagCAGCTTTAACTTCTACAAAGTCCTTCATCTTTGTATCATGGCCTCATTAACTCCTCATTTCTGATTATagttgactacagctggtgatttCTCcggcccatataaatagggatgGATTGACTGCACTCAATACAGAGTgactggaacagtggtctcttacagatgttttaaaataggaaaaaaattcAGCCTGTCCCTTCATGGGGGGCTGAAGAAGCTCATgctccaatcattcagtcacagatgcAGAAATCATTGAATTATCAAGACCGTCATGGAACACATGTGCCTTCCAAGTGTATGCAAACTTCTGAACTCCATTATACTGGGTTACTGTAATGTCCTGCCACTATAATTCACTAGGCATTTGTTAATAAAAGACATGGCACACGCTGGCATCCGGACATTGCCTTGGACAAGATGACCATCAGCCATCAAGGTCTTTGATATGAAGATCTATGACGTTAACCCACGTGAGCATTAACACCAGTTTAATACTTTAGGGTACAAAAATGAACCTGTCACCCACCACCAACACCCAGTACCACCACCCGACACCGCGTGCGTCACAGTCTCTGGCCACAGGACAAACATGGCACTGCCCAACACCAATCTTTCCCCCCgagacgtgttttttttttttggtgttttatcCGATGAGTCTCCGGAGCAGGGTGGGTTTAGAGAAGGGCCAGCAGTACTCGTTTGGAACGGGACCGTTGACGTTACACTCGAAGAAGGAGAACATGGGGA
This genomic interval carries:
- the LOC134321136 gene encoding voltage-dependent anion-selective channel protein 2-like, with the protein product MAVPPAYTDLGKAAKDVFNKGYGFGLVKLDVKTKSANGVEFKTSGSSNTDTNKVSANLETKYKWEEYGVTFTEKWNTDNTLGSEITVEDQIAKGLKVTFDTSFCPNTGKKNGKVKTAYKREHMNLGCDVDFDFSGPVIHGAAVLGYESWLAGLQTTFDPAKSKITRNNFAISYRAADFQLLTSVNDGSEFGGSIYQKLSENLETAVNLAWTASSNNTRFGIAAKYTLDSNSSISVKVNNSSLVGVGYTQTLRPGVKLNLSALVDGKSINSGGHKLGFGLELEA